In the Ruminococcus sp. OA3 genome, one interval contains:
- a CDS encoding EamA family transporter — protein sequence MNKTINHRRAVLLLVITSILWSFSGIGIKLMSWNGCAIAGLRSLLAAAVMLAVVRRPHLPRSPHQMAAVLCYAGLVTLIVTSTKLTTAANAILLQYTAPVYSAVLGYLVLKEPVRRKDIITILLVLSGLVLFLYDGLTGGRMVGNLLALLSGVCYGAMNVFMRKGGNRAPAENVFWGNILTFLLMLPFMGQLEFSPVNTGLILFLGFFQLGLAYVLYTMAIPRVAALEATVITVLEPILSPVWVMIFYGERPSIFTVAGGMVVLTAICGREILFRKKE from the coding sequence ATGAATAAAACGATAAACCATAGACGGGCCGTACTGCTGCTGGTCATCACTTCCATATTATGGAGCTTTTCTGGCATCGGAATTAAGCTGATGTCATGGAATGGATGCGCAATTGCCGGGCTGCGCAGCCTGCTCGCGGCGGCAGTCATGCTGGCGGTTGTCAGGCGTCCGCATTTGCCGCGCAGTCCACATCAGATGGCTGCTGTCCTGTGTTATGCAGGGCTGGTTACCCTGATTGTGACTTCCACCAAGCTGACGACTGCGGCCAATGCAATACTGCTGCAATATACAGCTCCCGTCTACTCTGCAGTCCTGGGGTATCTGGTATTGAAGGAACCGGTGCGCAGGAAAGATATCATTACGATCTTACTGGTCTTATCGGGACTTGTCCTTTTTTTATATGATGGGCTGACGGGCGGACGGATGGTTGGGAATCTGCTGGCACTGCTGTCCGGTGTATGCTATGGGGCGATGAATGTATTTATGCGTAAAGGAGGAAACCGTGCACCTGCCGAAAATGTGTTCTGGGGGAATATTCTTACCTTTCTGCTGATGCTGCCGTTTATGGGGCAGCTTGAATTTTCACCTGTGAACACGGGGCTGATCCTGTTTCTGGGATTTTTTCAGCTGGGTCTGGCGTATGTACTCTATACGATGGCAATTCCCCGGGTTGCAGCGCTGGAGGCAACGGTCATTACAGTCCTGGAACCCATCCTGAGCCCGGTCTGGGTAATGATCTTTTACGGAGAAAGACCCAGTATTTTCACTGTTGCCGGAGGGATGGTCGTACTAACCGCGATCTGCGGAAGGGAGATCCTTTTTCGGAAGAAGGAGTGA
- a CDS encoding substrate-binding domain-containing protein: protein MKKRTLIAGLLAASMILTTLAGCGAADDKAGAAADAGTTEDARKPKEGGASEGGALKVGAATRTLRDSVYIVMRDNAQEEADKLGIDLSWQDCNIDVSVQKSQIENMIASGTDVLIVEAADQKSMSETVTDAQNQGIPVIIIEARIDNFTPDLWVTADSYQVGVQQVDEFIKKWGTTEPANVVLLSGTQGDEVAESISAGVRDQVAEYENLTLVYEQSCMDWARDKGMSYMEDAISTNNGNIQAVFGNNDQITMGALKAAENAGLVDNMWFIGGDHEEEMVKYILDGYNVMTVDKGTEAQGRFLVEAARMLADGETIPDTKEIDGINVWYAPTTMVNADNVKAFSAGRYPDLFE, encoded by the coding sequence ATGAAAAAAAGAACTCTGATAGCAGGTCTGCTGGCGGCGTCAATGATCCTCACAACACTGGCAGGGTGTGGAGCAGCAGATGACAAGGCAGGTGCAGCAGCGGATGCAGGCACAACAGAAGATGCCAGGAAGCCAAAAGAGGGGGGAGCGTCAGAAGGCGGAGCTCTAAAAGTAGGCGCTGCCACCAGAACTCTTCGGGATTCCGTATATATTGTTATGAGGGACAATGCGCAGGAGGAGGCGGATAAGCTGGGGATTGACCTTTCCTGGCAGGATTGTAATATCGATGTAAGTGTACAGAAAAGTCAGATTGAGAATATGATCGCATCGGGGACGGACGTGCTGATTGTAGAAGCAGCGGATCAGAAATCCATGTCAGAGACGGTTACAGATGCTCAGAATCAGGGGATACCGGTCATCATTATTGAGGCACGAATCGATAATTTTACTCCCGACTTATGGGTGACGGCCGACTCCTATCAGGTAGGTGTCCAGCAGGTCGATGAATTTATTAAAAAATGGGGAACGACAGAACCTGCAAATGTCGTACTGTTAAGCGGTACACAGGGAGACGAAGTAGCAGAATCCATCTCTGCAGGCGTGAGGGATCAGGTTGCAGAATATGAGAATCTGACACTTGTCTATGAACAGTCATGCATGGACTGGGCGCGTGATAAAGGTATGTCCTATATGGAGGATGCAATCTCCACAAATAACGGAAATATTCAGGCGGTGTTCGGAAACAATGACCAGATTACCATGGGGGCTCTCAAAGCAGCTGAAAACGCCGGATTAGTTGATAACATGTGGTTTATAGGCGGAGACCATGAAGAGGAAATGGTAAAATATATTCTGGATGGTTATAATGTCATGACGGTCGATAAAGGTACGGAGGCGCAGGGAAGATTTCTGGTTGAGGCTGCCCGGATGCTGGCAGACGGCGAGACAATTCCGGACACAAAGGAGATAGACGGGATTAACGTGTGGTATGCCCCGACCACTATGGTGAATGCCGATAATGTGAAAGCGTTCAGTGCCGGCCGCTATCCGGATTTATTTGAATAG
- a CDS encoding sugar ABC transporter ATP-binding protein: MSFIEFEGITKKFPGTVALDSVSLAINKGDIVALCGENGAGKSTLGKVFVGVYPHGSYDGVIKIEGKEVKFSNTLDAEKSGVVMVHQELNLVDEMTVAENISLGNMPHRGGRIDFETMEKVARNAMQRLGVEIEPGKKLGDLSISMQQMVEIAKAISRNPHTIIFDEATSSLTNSEVETLFEVMRRLKKEEITMIYVTHKMDEIYQICNRVVILKDGKYVNEGNTSEVTKDTLISWMIGRKLEDMFAPKTNMEYLSEKPVLEIKNWSVYKEKGSAKKVVDNANLTLRSGEILGIYGLMGAGRTELVTSIFEGNYVPSEGEIYLDGKKIKINTTSDAIRTGIALLTEDRRNSGLITIHSILDNIILASIKSYVGKFFKRDSEKEREAAQSMVHKLRIKLSSLDTAVSSLSGGNQQKVVLSKWLLTNPRILILDEPTRGIDVGAKKEIYHILQELADKGVGIIVVSSELPEVLGISDRVMVMREGQIAGEIFVRDATEEILVRYAMEGKCNG, from the coding sequence ATGTCGTTTATCGAATTTGAAGGCATTACAAAAAAATTTCCCGGCACAGTTGCTCTTGATTCTGTCAGTCTTGCAATCAACAAAGGAGACATTGTTGCCCTGTGCGGTGAAAACGGTGCCGGTAAATCTACTCTGGGTAAGGTGTTTGTGGGTGTCTACCCTCATGGGTCATATGATGGTGTTATAAAAATAGAGGGAAAAGAAGTTAAATTTTCTAATACGCTGGATGCGGAGAAATCTGGTGTGGTAATGGTGCATCAGGAACTGAATCTCGTGGACGAGATGACAGTGGCAGAAAATATCAGTCTTGGAAATATGCCCCACAGAGGGGGCAGGATTGATTTCGAGACGATGGAAAAAGTAGCAAGAAACGCGATGCAGCGCCTGGGGGTTGAGATAGAACCCGGGAAGAAGCTGGGGGATTTATCAATCAGCATGCAGCAGATGGTGGAGATAGCAAAAGCTATTTCCAGGAATCCGCATACGATCATTTTTGATGAAGCGACGAGTTCCCTGACCAACAGTGAGGTTGAAACTTTGTTTGAGGTGATGAGAAGGCTGAAAAAAGAAGAGATAACGATGATTTATGTGACGCACAAGATGGATGAAATATATCAGATCTGTAACCGCGTTGTTATTCTAAAAGACGGCAAATATGTGAATGAGGGCAACACTTCTGAGGTTACCAAAGATACATTGATCAGCTGGATGATCGGAAGAAAACTGGAAGATATGTTTGCGCCGAAGACAAACATGGAATACCTCTCTGAGAAGCCGGTCCTGGAGATAAAAAACTGGTCCGTGTATAAAGAAAAGGGCAGTGCCAAAAAGGTTGTGGATAATGCAAACCTGACTTTGAGATCAGGTGAAATCCTGGGAATATACGGTCTGATGGGAGCAGGAAGAACGGAGCTGGTGACTTCAATATTTGAAGGGAATTATGTCCCCAGCGAAGGAGAAATATATCTGGATGGAAAAAAAATTAAGATAAATACAACAAGTGATGCGATTCGTACAGGCATTGCGCTCCTTACGGAGGACAGAAGAAATTCAGGCCTGATTACGATACACAGCATTTTGGATAATATTATATTGGCCTCTATCAAGAGTTATGTCGGGAAATTTTTCAAAAGGGATTCGGAAAAGGAAAGAGAAGCCGCGCAGAGTATGGTACATAAGCTGAGGATCAAACTCAGCAGCCTGGATACAGCTGTGAGCAGCTTATCCGGAGGGAATCAGCAGAAAGTAGTCCTCAGCAAGTGGCTGCTGACGAATCCAAGAATCCTGATTCTGGATGAGCCTACGAGAGGCATAGACGTCGGTGCTAAAAAAGAGATTTACCACATTTTGCAGGAGCTGGCGGACAAGGGAGTCGGTATCATAGTCGTCTCCTCAGAACTCCCGGAGGTTTTGGGAATCAGTGACCGGGTCATGGTCATGAGAGAAGGACAGATTGCGGGTGAAATATTCGTCCGTGACGCCACAGAAGAAATCTTAGTAAGGTATGCGATGGAGGGAAAATGTAATGGATAA
- a CDS encoding ribose ABC transporter permease → MDKVMVKENKFKWQNYASAIGLIILLIVSAVLSSTFLYPINIMNVAKQIAVQGVLAIGMQFVILLGGIDLSPGAVVALTGVLFAYLIPTLGFFPAAFIILLFGCVLGSLYGWFITKLGIPAFIVTLAGQTICRGIALTVTGSTAVSISSKAVTKLGSGNIPFPVCVVIFALMGVYIAYSLIRDIKKKKGMSAVLKVFAFAILGYAACITGQVEGLSILVAITAVLLMAFIFVLRATVFGKNVYASGGNILAARLSGINVNKTVIFSYVICAVMASLGGIMTAARLGTGSPLIGTNYELDAIAAVVIGGTSMSGGSGKLTGTIIGVLLIGVLNNMLSLLNVSSNMQLIFKGLIILAAVVIDSTSNKKK, encoded by the coding sequence ATGGATAAGGTGATGGTAAAAGAAAACAAATTCAAATGGCAGAATTATGCCTCAGCAATTGGACTTATTATTCTGTTGATCGTATCAGCGGTACTGAGCAGTACATTCTTATATCCGATCAACATTATGAATGTTGCCAAGCAGATAGCCGTTCAGGGAGTTCTCGCCATCGGTATGCAGTTTGTCATTCTTTTAGGGGGGATCGATCTGTCCCCTGGTGCTGTTGTCGCACTGACGGGTGTGCTGTTTGCTTATCTGATACCGACACTCGGCTTTTTTCCGGCTGCGTTCATTATCCTGTTATTCGGGTGTGTTCTTGGCAGCCTCTATGGATGGTTTATCACGAAACTGGGAATACCGGCGTTTATTGTCACACTGGCGGGACAGACGATCTGCCGTGGCATTGCGCTGACAGTTACAGGCAGCACCGCTGTGTCCATCAGCAGCAAAGCTGTTACAAAACTCGGAAGCGGGAATATTCCGTTTCCTGTATGCGTCGTGATTTTTGCACTGATGGGTGTTTATATCGCGTACTCCCTCATTCGGGATATCAAAAAGAAAAAGGGCATGAGTGCCGTCCTCAAAGTCTTTGCATTTGCAATTCTTGGATATGCTGCCTGCATCACGGGTCAGGTGGAAGGCCTGTCAATTCTGGTGGCGATCACAGCGGTTTTGCTTATGGCGTTTATCTTCGTCCTGAGGGCTACTGTGTTCGGCAAAAATGTATATGCTTCCGGCGGCAATATTCTGGCCGCGAGGCTTTCCGGTATCAATGTCAATAAGACGGTAATCTTCAGCTACGTGATCTGTGCAGTGATGGCATCCCTCGGCGGGATTATGACAGCTGCGCGTCTTGGAACGGGTTCGCCGCTGATCGGGACGAACTATGAACTGGATGCGATCGCAGCGGTTGTCATCGGAGGTACCAGTATGTCAGGCGGCAGCGGTAAATTAACGGGAACGATCATAGGCGTACTGCTGATCGGTGTCCTGAACAATATGCTGTCGCTGCTGAATGTCTCATCTAACATGCAG